The window GGACCGCGCTGGAGCGCTGTAGCGTACGCTTCAGGCGAGCCGAGGGCAACGAGCCTAGACTTCGGTATACCAAGTTCCTCAGTCAGATAGTACTCGGCAAAAGATCCAACTTGGTAACCAATGGGTTCATCATTTTCCTTCAAGCTTTCAATTCCTTTGACAGGCGAATATAGCTGTTGTACAGTGAGTATCGATGTTAAACTCGCCGTGTAGCTCGAGTTTATTATTAGAACCACAAAGAGCCATATGACTAACACAAGGCGACCGAGAGTGCTCACTGTTGTTTCCCCTGCAATGGAGCACAAAAGTGAACTTTGTCAAATAAATGCCTCAATaagggggtaaattacatacgtggtgtacaacctttgtcctatttcacactttggtatacaaTCTTCAATTTTGCAGACAAAAGTGTACAACATTTTGGTGATCTCCCACTGAAATGTACACACGGTAATTATAACCGGTCAACtcgccacgtcagcaaattgaCATCCTTAAAACTCAAAAGTTGACCGATCAACGTGCCACATCAGCAATCTTGACTTTTATGGTGGTCaaattgctgacgtggcacgTTGACGGGTTATAATTACCAactatacactttagtgggaggtcaccaggTTGTACAATTTGGTGTGGACAATGTGCCACATCAGCAATCTTGACTTTTATGGtggtcaaattgctgacatggcacATTGACCGGTTATAATTACCAGTTATACACTTTAGTGGAAGGTCACCAAAATGTTGTACAGTTTGGTGTGGAAAATCgaatgttgtacaccaaagtgtgaaaaatgACAAAAGTTGTACaacacgtatgtaatttacccctcaaTAAGGAAAAATaagatttcgaatttcgaaaacACGAGTTCCATAGTTTCACTTACTATGGGCGAAAAACATAGTTGAGAGGCTGAACCTGCAAGCATTAACAAACAAAAGACTGAGTATATGCGAATCAATTTTCGTTGAAAACATCCTCCGCATAACAGAATTCTCAATATTGCTAGAACGCGAGtccagaaatataaaaaatgaagtaCTGATATAAGAACTGACCATAAAATTGTTACAGCTTGTCGTTTGGGAGAGCCTCGGAACTCATCGTTGAACCTATGTTCGAGAATCCACACCACTATACCAACGACAACGAAGAAGCTAGCAGTAACAGTCCACATAAGAGGACTAAACGGTCGGAGGAAAGCCCAAGCCCCTGTATTCAGCTTCTTAAATGGAGCCACAACAACCAATCCAGATGATACGTATGGCTGCGTAAAATCTACGATTCTGGTTCGGTTTGTGACTATAGCAATATCACCAACAACAGCATCAAGTGACTGCAACAAGAACACAAAACATTCAATCAATGGAAAAACCGACTTCTAATGAATCCGATGAATTTCAAGCAATAAATTATCAAAGTAGTGTcacatggaccctaatgaccacgtgaatttggtcattcaccgttggATCTAGGCTGATTAAAATCCTAGCCTTAGGATGATTTGAATCTTCACCCTGAGATTTTAATCAGCCTAGATACAACGgcgaatgaccaaattcacgtggtcatcagggtgcATGTGAACACTACTGTAAATTATCATGTAGTTGCTACTCACACCAGATGTCAACAAGTTCACAAGCTCGGTGTAGCTCGGGTTTTCCTTGCCGTTTCCAAAGGGGACAAATTGATATGGAACAGCATATGGTAATAAACTTATAGCAGATGTGAATACATCTATGCAAAAGCCTTTGAACATGTTAGTCCCTCTGACTTGTGATACAAATTCCTTGAAACCGACCCGAATAGGCACACCGACTCTCAGTTGCTTCCCATTGTTCGGGAATACCCATCCACGGGGTTTGACTAATGTATCTCCAGGCCAAATGACATGGTACAGTTGCTGGTTTGAACTCGAACGATTAGGTGGCCTTGTGTAGAGTATCTCAGGAGCCACAGTTGATAAACCGGAATAATTGGACCAGAAACCGATCCGCCTAAACCCAGTTCCAATCACATTTATAACATCATATGCAGGGAGAATCAGGGATTTGTCTGAATCAAACTTCACAGTGCCTGTTAAGCCGACGAGGTTACTCTGCAATATGTTCTTTAGAAGAAGTTTCCCGTCATCAAAGATGCTCAACGCATCAAGATGAAGATCGCTACTTTTCATCGAACGCAACCTCGAATCGTTTGAGAACGAGATAATGCCACCCTGGTCAAAAAATGCATCAAGAGCATGAGCAATTAGCCAGACAGAATCGTACGCATAAAGTCCATATGAATTCAGCCCGAAAGAGCCCTTAGTTAACTTGCTCCACCTAGATGTAAAGGATCTCTTTCTACTTGAATCGGGTGTGTGTTGTCGCAAAGCAAGAACGCCTTGTATTGTATCCATGGTCTCTGCAGGTAGAGGAGAAAAAGTATCTAAAAATGATGACAGCCAATCCGTGGCTATCCATACATACCCATTACCGATCATACCAAGATATTTTGCGACAGAAAAGACTGTAAAACCCATTTTCGGATTTAAATGAAGAACGATAACTCGAGACTCCATTAAGGCAACCTTCACAAGAAGATCCATGATGTCCCCATGATTAACTTCAGATTGTGGTTGAATCCCAACCTTGTAGGATATTTTACACCGCTGCTCAGCAAGCTTATCACTTAGAGCTAATATCCCGTTTCTTCCGTAATCATCGTCGACAAAAATGGCAATAACCTGCTTCCAGTCATAATGCTCAACAATCTCAGCTACTGCAGCCATTTGGTATAGATCACTTTGTGTTGTCCTAACAAAAAACGGGTACTGAAGCGAGTTAAGAGTAGGATCTGTTGCTGCAAACGATAATAGAGGAACTTGGAGTTCGTTCACGACATGGGATATGATATGACCCACTACAGATGATTGGGGGCCTATAACAGCAACGATATCCATCTCCATGAAACGCAAAGCTGTCACAAATTCAGCGAAGTTGAAACCGATTCCATACCGAGTCAAATAAGCAACTTATAAGGGGAAGGAAGGAGGTAGAAACTTACCTTCAACCATGCCTGTAAACCCACTACAGTTGGAATTATGCATTTGTAGAGCGAGTTTGGTTCCGCGCAGGATACTCGAATTTGCATTTACGTCTTTCACAGCTTCGTCGATTGCAACCTTGGCTACTCTTCCTATAGTAGATTCAAATGTAAAAATGGCTCCAATATTTACAACAGCTGGTCTCGAAGTAACATTCCTACTATAACCGGTAGAAAACAGTccaaaaaagagagaaaaaaacgaGACCAGTACTACCGGATTCATTTCAGATCCACCCACGATTATCTTCGCCATGATGAAGACGGAATTTACTCACTGCAACTGCCAAAAGAATATGCATTTGATTGAGTAATAGATTCTGCATCAATGGAAAACTCAATTTAACAATAGCAATTTAAAAAGATTCAGAAGAGTATGAGTAAtaacctatgttgcacggacacggACATGGACACGAAACGCAGAAATGCTACAAAAGAgaagtgtccgtgcaacataggtaaTAACTAATCAACCAACTTGTGCACTCTTCATGAGAATGCCTATGAGTAATAACCTACGTTGCATGGACACGGACATGAAACACTACAAAAGAGAAGTGTCTGTGTTCCCATGCAACATAGGTAACAACCACATGACACTCTTGATTTCTGTAGACAAAACAAAGGAGATAACCTGATTAATAAAGACAACCCATCAGACAAGGACAGATCCAGGGGGGTTTTGGGGGGCTTGAGCACCCACTGATCGCTGGAAATAGCACCCGTAAAGCACCCCCTATCAGGGGATCCATCGGTGCCGTAAACCATAGACCTCGATGAGGATTTAAAGTGGAATTCATAGATCACCTACTAATAAGGGCTAAATTTTGGAGTGGGGAATGGAACCTCAAACTGACAAGCAGACATTCAACTCCTTACCACTCGGACCAACCCTCATGGGCTCCATCAGTGCCGTTTGACACTACATTTACATCATATAACACATCATATAACATGATTATGATGCGATAACCCTTCTGACAGGGACAGATCCAAGGGGGGTTTTGGGGGGCCAAATTTTTTATAGAAACTGTGAACAGaactttaatatttttttatataaaaacaataaaaaaatatcaatatagCCCCCCGTAAATCACGATAAGCACCCCCAATCAGTGATTCCTGGATCCATCAGTGCCGTTTGACACTACATTTACATCATATAACACGATTATGATACGACAACCCGTTTCGAGACCCCTAATGTAGAGAAAAGGAAGTAAGGACACCAACCTCATCAAGGAAAAGAAAATCCCACATGAGAAACAAGTGGAATACCAAGCAGCAAACTTCTCTCTGGAATAAGACTGAGAATTTACAAAGCTTCTGGTTAAAAAAACACCTCAATCAGAAACAATAGCATAatcataacaataaaaaaacagaGAAATCATCAATCTATCTGGATTCACAAAGATGCTTCAATAGTTTTGCTTGAAAATGACACAAACTTCcaattttaaagcaaaaattaagaaattgaagaagaactGATAATTACAGGTTGGAAAAGCCAGAATCAGATTCTCTCCTGcctaaactaaaactaaaatttgattCCATGAAAAAGCCCCCTAAATAATCGAAGCAAAAGCAaaggcatttcatcaaacaccatGTGCGCATTCATTCACACCTATTTTCAATTAAATAAACATTTTGCTCAAAATCCAGTTGACAAACACACCTGAAAATGGAGGAACATTGAGAATCTAATCTATCATTCTAGTTAGAGCCAAAACAGGGAATTTTTGGAAAACGAACAATCCAGAGAGCAGATTCCAAAATTCACGTGGTTCACACTGAGAGAAAGAGATGCTTACTTGAAGGAGAGACATGTCCTTAGCTTTTGTGCCTTGTtcttgaatttgaattttgatGTTTCCAAGTAAATTCGGTTTTCTTCTGGTGTGTAGAATTCTGACTGATAATGATTGATGCTGACTCTAATCATTGACTGCATAATCTATATTGTTAGATTCATCCATAGATTATTAAAGATTAGattatttagtttaattatCAGTTTATTTATGGGATAGGCTATAAAAATAGCCTAGAGTTTTTGGAAAATTATCAATgctacaaaatagcatcaatgtagttttttttttttttttataaccagCATCAATGtagtttaaatttaaaaaaaaaataccaatttAGATCCGATAACAAAATATTATATGTTATTCATAGGCCTAAACCATATACAATCCCTGCACTTACAGGACCACTTATTTaccctcaactatttaaaagtggtattaggaACTCTCTATTTTTATTATAACCGAAACAAGATGAAGTTCCAACATTAGTACAAGTGTCCATTGAAGTTGTTGTACGGATTTagcgaaagataaataaatgaaaatcgAAAACACAGattttacgtggttcaccaacgttgtgttggctagtccacgggcagaagaaGAATAGTTTTTATTAAGGAGGTGGAAAATTAGGATTTATATAAGAGAGTATTTATAGTACTCAATCTATCCTAAACCGACTTGGACCCCATGATGTCCCCACGATGTCGCTTCCAAGTATATAGACCTCGTTGCTTCATGTAGTAGTGTGTTATACAGATTCAAAGCATTACGACAGAAGTATTGGAACCAGCTTGCATATATGTAGCCGATTTAGAAGGAGTTAAAGTtatatgcaatttttataaGAGAACTTGTGTACGGTCTATACTAACCTTTgcagcttgttttagtagtgcacaaCCCTTTTCATTATGACCTTTGTGCTTGCAATGAGAACATGTCACGATtatttccgttataatgaaaagagGGTATATCTTGTTTCCTATTTGGTTTAGTATTGGCATTCGGTATTCTACTTGGAAGCGACATCGTGGGGACATCGTGGGGTCCAAGTCGGTTTAGGATAGATTGAGTACTATAAATACTCTCTTATGTAAACGCTAATATGTAATCTGATTTTCCGCCTCCTTAATAAAAGTTATTCCCCTTCTACCCGTgtactagccaacacaacgttggtgaactaCGTAAAATCTGTGTTTTCGATTTtcgtttatttatctttcgctAAATCCGCACAACAACTTCCATGAACACTTGTACTAATTTTGGAACTTCAtcttgtttccgttataatgaaaagagggggttgctaataccacttttaaatagttgaagggaCAAATAGGTCGTCCCGTAAATTCAAGAGGCAAAATGACCAAAAGTAATAAGTTCAGGAGGTTGCATGTGGTTTAAGCCTTATTCATATTATtctgttaaattttgatttctctctccatgtACATTTGACAGAACTTAATGTAGTAATATTAATGACGTATCACGTTTTGTTATCGAGATCTAAATtgctaaaaaaatttaaatgttaAATCTATAttagaacctaaattgatatttcttcGAAAATCATAGGACTGTCTTGATACCttatcctttatttatttattatgattAATTGTAATTGGTCATAAGAGAGGGTTAAGAATTTGAATGGTGAATACTTTAATGGAGTAATTGTAGTCAATGagcatgtttttaattttttaaaatggacaataaaaaacttttttttttaaatagaggTGGGGTAGTAAATGATAGTGATATGAAATTTTGTTTGATATGATGTACAATTATGATTTTTGTGTGATAATCTAACATTCTAATTCAGGTAGATATTCTTAGTTTTGGTACAAATTTCAAACATGTGAATAGGTTTTTTAAGTTTAATACATCACCGCTTTATGAACTTGTCTATAAAAGTAAATTGACTTTTTGAACCTTTTTAGTGTCTTACTAGCTCTTTAAATTTACTTACTTTGTATCACCAAtttcctaaacttgtccataaaaatatattagcttcctgaactttgtaagtgtctcaTCAGTtccctaaacttacttattccgtaacaactaaatataaaaactgattaaacctaaattataaaaatacatcttcatctattcaagaggtaattttttctcttctatTACCTTTCAActtattataagagttagtgttgcatgTTTGAAAGATCGAATGGATGAGaatcgagagttagtattatggtttttgtatttagttgttacggaataagcaagtttatggAGATGataagacacttgcaaagttcatggagctaatatacttttatggacaagtttagggagctggtgatatgaaataagcaagtttagggagttgttGAGACACTAAAAAAGTTCAGAGTgtcaatctacttttatggataaGTTCAGGGAGGTGGTGATACAGAATaatcaagttcaaggagctagTGAGACATTGCAAAATTCaaggagtcaatctactattatggacaagttcagggagctggtgatgcATTAGGCCTCATGAAATTAAGAGGAATAAAACATATCACTCATACAGGCTACAACCACTACAAGATCACAAATGGAATAAAATAGATTATAAAGAGCAATAAAATGACtataaaaaacaacaaaaaaaataaaaatacaatagaAATAGAAATCATATCCTTCTTGTAAGTCGAATACCAttgaaaaaaggttgtagtCCATACTTCGTCATTTAGGCTCTTTCGGACATTCAGATTTGAGTTATTTTTTTCGCAACtacgtagatctatagatctacggacaagatgcacattttccgctcttgctaagtctaaaaaagaataaatgaaagaaatatagTTAATAGGTGCACATCTGACGGAAAAAGAAGTTCAATCAGGAATTATAGAATTCAAACTAGCAAGAAAAGGTAGATCAGAAACACTAAGCGGCAATGACGGTGATGGAGAGCTGAAGAATCAGAAATTTGGAAGAGAAAATAGGCAGAGAAGCTAGAAAGAAGTGCGAGCATCTTTCACTAGAGTTAGGCAGTGATATCTTTATGTCTATAGGTATTAGAAATTCACTTTACTAATAAGGATatctcagttttttttttaattttcgatATTCTTATCTTCATCATCATCTCTTATAATCGCTACTTACTCCATTCTTTTACCCCTACATCCCTCACCCTAGACCGGATCATTACAGATAACACGTTGATAACCGTGCATCTGAACCTTGATTAGTTATCTGAACGTTTCGTTGAGTCTTCCGTGTATCAACctgtaaaataaaatagaatcaAGGTCAGAGATGGATCGGAGTCCGACGAACCCTCTCCGGTGAGGATTGAAGAGTATGGACTAGTTGTGAGATAATAGTTAACGTACCGTAGAATGTGgctatacatgtatatatattgggTTAAACCGAATACTTTGTCTGTTATGAGCCCTTTAGGTGTTAGGATTCCTTCTCCTGATTCCTTCTCCTATATTGGATAGGAGCTATTCATACCAAAAGGCCGCTGATTCTTTCAGAGTAGTGGGAAAAATACGACATAATATTGCATCAATAGCAGTAGTTGCTTCCATTATTCATCAAAAGTTCTTGACGTGGGTGACAAGGTCCAATCCTCCATACTGCATGAAGGTTGGAACCCAAAATCCTCGAGGCATGGGCTGTCATTGAATCTCTTTTGACAGATGTGTGCTTGTCTCTGCCAAATCAGAATATCCGTCCCAAGAACTAGATTTACGCGAAGAATTCTTCTCGAGGAGTTCCAATATATCCTCCTTGCTGAGGGGCGcatctgttggtcccgtgtaattagttccaagggggggataggaactaatgtaactttttcgcgaatttaattatactgacttgatattttggtgagtttgttaactcggcttttggtcagcacgaccgatcttaatgtaagacagctttggtcagatgttgactaaggctgttttaccgtgagttgggaattaacactttctgttgtcagcttccaactcagcactctgatttactcagtatcagcgtaaatgatttatatgctgagtaaattcaacagacaacacatgcacatatatatatatatatatatatatatatatatatatatatatattgagagagttagaaattactcagtacgacttatcctggttcggcctctctgcctacgtccagtccccagagtcctccgggcttttagaatccaatactgagctctttaaaggtagagcacaaaccgtttacaaggcagttgaatatgcaagagtaccgtcctctattcttctactcaactcctactaagcaccacaacccagtacttagatttctctaccactgaatgtttacaaccaaacactcagcacaacactcttaatatcacgattgatacaatttgttctttttcaaacgaagaacactttagatgatcacaaacaatcaatctagcatttacacatgaatagaaaatgggtgtaagatctctttcttgtttttgagtgcttttgaacttgtatttttctctcttgtatttttcttgttgtacttCAGCAATGATctaaggattttgattgtccttatatagacgaaaatctggaggtggatcatttgaaatgatttagtcgttaagtccaaaacggctcttttaggagacagcttctggtcagcttcaggttttgcaggccaatcctgtcctctgatttcttcagacgtgagacttgtcttcttcctgcagacgttgtctttttgtggcagttgtcttttagcaataatctattgacccatgcatctcggaatgtgtcttttgcgtaattccgaggattcaattattggtgcagaaggtttgcaaaacttgtcttctagtgaacggatctctcatgttgtcctgaagatttactcagcttctactttattcgttgtcttcgtttgttgtcaacttctatgctgagttctcttttaATCAGTTTTGTTTTGCAAGACAACTTTTGAGAGGGCTtctaatgctgagttccattccacttaGCTTTGTTGAACTTCAGGCTTCTATTCTGCTTAGCTTGTTCtttgatctcatgctgacttcgtcatgtcttactttttatatctttttgtttttaagtttatact of the Euphorbia lathyris chromosome 7, ddEupLath1.1, whole genome shotgun sequence genome contains:
- the LOC136235216 gene encoding glutamate receptor 3.3, which translates into the protein MAKIIVGGSEMNPVVLVSFFSLFFGLFSTGYSRNVTSRPAVVNIGAIFTFESTIGRVAKVAIDEAVKDVNANSSILRGTKLALQMHNSNCSGFTGMVEALRFMEMDIVAVIGPQSSVVGHIISHVVNELQVPLLSFAATDPTLNSLQYPFFVRTTQSDLYQMAAVAEIVEHYDWKQVIAIFVDDDYGRNGILALSDKLAEQRCKISYKVGIQPQSEVNHGDIMDLLVKVALMESRVIVLHLNPKMGFTVFSVAKYLGMIGNGYVWIATDWLSSFLDTFSPLPAETMDTIQGVLALRQHTPDSSRKRSFTSRWSKLTKGSFGLNSYGLYAYDSVWLIAHALDAFFDQGGIISFSNDSRLRSMKSSDLHLDALSIFDDGKLLLKNILQSNLVGLTGTVKFDSDKSLILPAYDVINVIGTGFRRIGFWSNYSGLSTVAPEILYTRPPNRSSSNQQLYHVIWPGDTLVKPRGWVFPNNGKQLRVGVPIRVGFKEFVSQVRGTNMFKGFCIDVFTSAISLLPYAVPYQFVPFGNGKENPSYTELVNLLTSGSLDAVVGDIAIVTNRTRIVDFTQPYVSSGLVVVAPFKKLNTGAWAFLRPFSPLMWTVTASFFVVVGIVVWILEHRFNDEFRGSPKRQAVTILWFSLSTMFFAHRETTVSTLGRLVLVIWLFVVLIINSSYTASLTSILTVQQLYSPVKGIESLKENDEPIGYQVGSFAEYYLTEELGIPKSRLVALGSPEAYATALQRGPKKEGGVAAIVDELPYVEIFLSSQCTFRIVGQEFTKSGWGFAFPRDSPLSVDMSTAILELSENGDLQRIHDKWLLPDSCSSDAAELESDRLHLESFWGLFLICGIACFLALFIHFCKIIHKLRRAPPEEETISPGEASARSGTRSRRLQRLISIMDEKKDTSRRRDKRRKMERSLSDNDRDEELGRNTKRKGMELT